From the Litorilinea aerophila genome, one window contains:
- a CDS encoding alpha-L-fucosidase, with amino-acid sequence MDQTLGATPQNAPYMQNQEDFMPDSSWFTHDRFGLFIHWGIYALPARHEWVKSREMISDEEYQKYFDHFDPDLYDPSTWAQLAKAAGMKYFVVTTKHHDGFCLWDSALTDYKATNTPAGRDLLKPMVEAFRSEGLKVGFYHSVIDWHHPEFPVDGLHPMRENLEFREKARNRDVRKYAEYLHGQTRELLTQFGKIDIIWFDFSYSQRDWGWSRGKGKEDWQSEKLMAMVRELQPHILVNDRLEVGGDFKTPEQYQPAGRLMVDGKPVVWEACQTLNGSWGYHRDNLDWKPVDMLIRMLVDTVSKDGNMLLNVGPNARGEFEPRAIERLKGIGEWMRLHGRSIYGCGASQFTPPPDCRYTQRGNRLYLHLFAWPFRHVHLPDLGNRVEYAQLLNDASEIQMRVVDPHQQAQNTTMGGLAPNTLTLELPVQKPDVAVPVIELFLKE; translated from the coding sequence ATGGATCAAACCCTGGGGGCAACTCCACAAAATGCCCCCTACATGCAAAATCAGGAGGATTTTATGCCCGACAGCAGTTGGTTCACCCATGATCGTTTTGGTCTTTTCATCCACTGGGGCATCTATGCCCTGCCGGCCCGCCACGAATGGGTGAAAAGCCGGGAGATGATCAGCGACGAGGAGTACCAGAAGTACTTTGACCACTTCGATCCAGACCTGTACGACCCATCCACCTGGGCCCAGCTTGCCAAAGCCGCTGGCATGAAGTACTTCGTAGTGACCACCAAGCACCACGACGGCTTCTGCCTGTGGGACTCTGCCCTGACCGACTACAAGGCCACCAACACACCTGCCGGCCGGGATCTACTCAAACCCATGGTAGAAGCGTTTCGCAGCGAAGGCCTCAAGGTGGGCTTCTATCACTCGGTCATCGACTGGCATCATCCGGAATTCCCGGTGGATGGCCTCCATCCCATGCGCGAGAATCTGGAGTTCCGGGAAAAGGCCAGGAACCGGGATGTCCGCAAATATGCCGAATATCTCCACGGCCAGACCCGGGAGCTCCTCACCCAGTTCGGGAAGATCGACATCATCTGGTTCGACTTCTCCTACTCCCAGCGGGACTGGGGTTGGTCTCGGGGAAAGGGCAAAGAAGACTGGCAGTCGGAGAAGCTGATGGCCATGGTGCGGGAGCTTCAGCCCCACATCCTGGTCAACGATCGCCTGGAGGTAGGCGGCGACTTCAAGACGCCGGAACAGTATCAGCCGGCCGGCCGGCTCATGGTGGACGGCAAGCCCGTGGTGTGGGAAGCCTGCCAGACCCTCAACGGCAGTTGGGGCTATCACCGGGACAACCTGGACTGGAAGCCGGTGGACATGCTGATCCGGATGCTGGTGGATACCGTCTCCAAGGATGGCAACATGCTGCTCAACGTGGGACCCAATGCGCGGGGCGAGTTTGAACCCCGGGCCATCGAACGGCTGAAGGGCATCGGCGAGTGGATGCGTCTCCACGGCCGGTCCATCTATGGCTGTGGCGCCAGCCAGTTCACCCCGCCGCCGGACTGCCGCTACACCCAGCGGGGCAATCGCCTCTACCTCCACCTCTTCGCCTGGCCCTTCCGCCATGTCCACCTGCCGGATCTGGGTAACCGGGTGGAATATGCCCAGCTGCTGAACGACGCGTCGGAAATCCAAATGCGGGTGGTGGATCCCCACCAGCAGGCCCAAAACACCACCATGGGCGGGCTCGCCCCCAACACCCTGACCCTGGAACTGCCTGTCCAGAAGCCCGACGTGGCCGTCCCGGTCATCGAGCTTTTCCTGAAGGAATAG
- a CDS encoding cold-shock protein translates to MSKREIGTVKWFNDQKGYGFISRTGGAKDVFVHHSAILGHGYKTLKEGEQVEFEVQEGQKGPAAVNVQRLAP, encoded by the coding sequence ATGTCTAAACGCGAGATCGGAACAGTTAAGTGGTTCAATGACCAGAAGGGCTATGGCTTCATCTCCCGCACGGGGGGTGCCAAGGATGTCTTCGTACATCACTCGGCCATTCTGGGGCATGGCTACAAGACCCTCAAAGAGGGTGAGCAGGTGGAGTTTGAGGTCCAGGAAGGGCAGAAGGGGCCGGCGGCGGTCAACGTCCAGCGGCTTGCTCCCTGA
- the uxaC gene encoding glucuronate isomerase — protein MPERPKILLPEDRYFDPDPRVREVALALYREVANLPLICPHGHVDPRVFADPDYRFGTPTELFIIPDHYVFRMLYSQGIPLEALGIPTRDGTPVETDHRKIWQIFAEHFYLFRGTPTGMWLNHELYSVFGVRDRLTEETAQEIYDQIAEKLESPEFRPRRLYEQFNIEVLATTDPATSTLEHHQAIRDSGWKGRIIPTFRPDAVVNLDTPGWREQIQRLSEVSGIDVTDYPSYIRALEQRRAFFKEMGATATDHAAVTPYTEALSEREADAIFQRALRGEASADDAVRFTGHMLMEMARMSVEDGLVMQLHPGSFRNHNQPIFERFGPDMGGDIPLATEFTRNLRPLLNRYGNEKNFTLILFTLDETTFSRELAPLAGHYPAVKLGPPWWFYDSWNGMMRFRQLVSETAGLYNTVGFNDDTRAYPSIPARHDLARRVDANWLADLVVRSVIAMDEAQEMIHAAAYGLAKQAYRL, from the coding sequence ATGCCTGAACGCCCCAAGATCCTTCTGCCGGAGGATCGCTATTTTGATCCAGATCCCCGAGTGCGGGAAGTGGCACTGGCCCTCTATCGAGAAGTGGCCAACCTACCCCTGATCTGTCCCCACGGCCACGTGGATCCCCGGGTCTTCGCCGACCCAGACTACCGCTTCGGCACGCCGACCGAGCTGTTCATCATCCCGGATCACTACGTCTTCCGCATGCTCTACTCCCAGGGGATTCCCCTGGAAGCATTGGGCATTCCCACCCGAGACGGCACGCCGGTGGAGACAGACCACCGCAAGATCTGGCAGATCTTCGCTGAGCACTTCTACCTCTTCCGGGGGACGCCCACGGGCATGTGGCTGAACCACGAGCTCTATTCGGTCTTCGGCGTGCGGGACCGGCTGACGGAAGAGACAGCCCAGGAGATCTACGACCAGATCGCGGAGAAGCTGGAGTCGCCGGAGTTTCGGCCCCGCCGGCTGTATGAGCAGTTCAACATCGAGGTGTTGGCCACCACCGATCCGGCCACATCCACCCTGGAGCACCACCAGGCCATCCGCGATTCCGGCTGGAAGGGCCGCATCATTCCCACCTTCCGCCCCGACGCGGTGGTCAACCTGGATACGCCGGGCTGGCGCGAGCAGATCCAGCGCTTGAGCGAGGTTTCTGGCATCGACGTCACCGACTATCCCAGCTACATCCGGGCATTAGAGCAGCGGCGGGCCTTCTTCAAGGAGATGGGTGCCACGGCCACCGATCACGCCGCGGTGACGCCCTACACCGAGGCCCTGTCGGAACGGGAGGCGGATGCCATCTTCCAGCGGGCCCTGCGAGGCGAAGCCAGCGCCGACGATGCGGTCCGATTCACCGGGCACATGCTGATGGAGATGGCCCGCATGAGCGTGGAGGATGGCCTGGTCATGCAGTTGCACCCCGGCTCCTTCCGCAACCACAATCAGCCCATCTTCGAGCGCTTCGGTCCGGACATGGGTGGCGACATTCCCCTGGCCACCGAGTTCACCCGCAACCTGCGCCCCCTGCTGAACCGCTACGGCAACGAGAAGAACTTCACCCTGATCCTGTTCACCCTGGACGAGACCACCTTCTCCCGGGAGCTGGCGCCCCTGGCCGGCCATTACCCGGCGGTGAAGCTGGGGCCGCCCTGGTGGTTCTATGACAGCTGGAACGGCATGATGCGTTTCCGGCAGCTGGTCAGTGAGACGGCGGGTCTGTACAACACGGTGGGCTTCAACGACGACACCCGGGCCTACCCGTCCATCCCGGCCCGTCACGACCTGGCCCGCCGGGTGGATGCCAACTGGCTGGCCGACCTGGTGGTGCGCAGTGTCATCGCCATGGACGAGGCGCAGGAGATGATCCACGCCGCGGCCTATGGCCTGGCCAAACAGGCGTACCGGCTGTAA
- a CDS encoding vanadium-dependent haloperoxidase: MTLREARHIGGESPKEPRGGMPRPRGLGVLEGRLWRHLVPLGLLMLAGLLISCSRVTRPDKPAVSPPPATPVTSPTLGGTPINRPPAPADPTAYAPSVVVLWNEAMLAAIRHGPPRPTVIARSLFMVHTAIYDAWSLYDDVARPLVANAAWRRPVPEHTEANQAAAVSQAAYHMLVALFPDYEARTAAFTRLMYNLGYPIQYHMDNTPAGLGYAVARAVLADRADDGSNAAYDYADTTSAYWPELYRPVNSPDPFAENGLFGVAFDPNRWEPLRVPTGKLKDALGYPTLDPADPTSYTEQVFLTPHWGAVRPFALASGDQFRPPGPPKAGSDAPYMDALGRRMTNDQAYHLQVDEILHLSANLTDEQKVIAEYWADGPRSETPPGHWNALAHGISARDHHTIGEDARLYFALNGALFDASIAAWDAKRAYDCIRPVSAIRRKYAGQMVTAWAGPNQGSQPIPGERWRPYQDLTFVTPPFAEYVSGHSAFSAAAATVLTLFTGSNRFYDGKTILYHEDFNQDGVPDMLGQHIVAIGGNRFESSPAQVIVLQWETFQEAADEAGISRRYGGIHFQDGDLRGRDMGQYVGTQAFDLATKLWRGLSPP, encoded by the coding sequence ATGACGCTACGGGAAGCGCGCCACATAGGCGGAGAAAGCCCCAAGGAGCCCCGAGGCGGAATGCCGCGCCCTCGGGGTCTCGGTGTACTGGAGGGGCGGCTATGGCGTCATCTGGTCCCCCTGGGGTTGCTCATGCTAGCCGGGCTGCTCATCTCCTGTAGCCGGGTCACACGTCCAGACAAACCCGCGGTCAGCCCCCCGCCGGCGACTCCGGTCACCAGCCCGACCCTGGGCGGCACCCCCATCAATCGTCCTCCGGCTCCAGCCGATCCCACTGCCTACGCGCCCAGCGTGGTGGTTCTCTGGAATGAGGCCATGCTGGCCGCGATTCGCCACGGCCCGCCCCGCCCCACCGTCATCGCCCGCAGCCTCTTCATGGTCCACACCGCCATCTACGACGCCTGGAGCCTTTACGACGATGTAGCCCGTCCCCTGGTGGCCAACGCGGCCTGGCGCCGGCCCGTCCCAGAGCATACGGAGGCAAACCAGGCCGCCGCCGTGAGCCAGGCAGCCTACCACATGCTGGTGGCCCTCTTCCCCGACTACGAGGCCAGAACCGCCGCCTTCACCCGCCTCATGTACAACCTGGGCTACCCCATCCAGTACCACATGGATAACACCCCGGCCGGGCTGGGCTATGCCGTAGCCCGGGCTGTCCTGGCGGACCGGGCCGATGACGGCTCCAACGCAGCCTACGACTATGCCGATACCACATCCGCCTACTGGCCAGAACTCTACCGGCCTGTCAACAGCCCTGATCCCTTTGCCGAGAACGGACTCTTCGGCGTGGCCTTTGACCCCAACCGGTGGGAACCCCTGCGGGTGCCCACCGGCAAGCTCAAAGATGCCCTGGGCTACCCCACCCTGGACCCGGCGGATCCCACCTCCTACACCGAACAGGTTTTCCTGACACCCCACTGGGGAGCCGTCCGCCCCTTTGCCCTGGCTTCCGGCGATCAGTTCCGCCCTCCAGGGCCGCCCAAGGCCGGCTCCGACGCGCCCTACATGGATGCCCTGGGCCGCCGTATGACCAACGACCAGGCCTATCACCTGCAGGTGGACGAGATCCTCCACCTCAGCGCCAACCTGACCGACGAGCAAAAGGTCATTGCGGAATACTGGGCCGATGGCCCCCGCTCGGAAACGCCGCCCGGCCATTGGAACGCCCTGGCCCACGGCATCTCCGCCCGGGACCACCACACCATCGGCGAGGATGCCCGCCTCTATTTTGCCTTGAACGGCGCCCTCTTCGACGCCAGCATCGCCGCGTGGGACGCCAAGCGAGCCTACGACTGCATCCGCCCGGTCTCCGCCATCCGGCGCAAATACGCCGGTCAGATGGTCACCGCCTGGGCCGGTCCCAACCAGGGAAGCCAGCCCATTCCCGGCGAACGCTGGCGCCCCTACCAGGATCTGACCTTCGTCACCCCGCCCTTCGCCGAGTACGTCTCCGGGCACAGCGCCTTCAGCGCCGCCGCGGCCACGGTGCTGACCCTCTTCACCGGCTCCAACCGCTTCTACGACGGCAAGACCATCCTCTATCACGAAGATTTCAACCAGGACGGCGTCCCAGACATGCTGGGGCAACACATCGTAGCCATCGGTGGCAATCGTTTCGAGAGCAGCCCTGCCCAGGTGATCGTCCTGCAGTGGGAGACCTTCCAGGAAGCGGCCGACGAAGCCGGCATCTCCCGCCGCTACGGCGGCATCCACTTCCAGGATGGCGACCTGCGCGGGCGGGACATGGGCCAATACGTGGGCACCCAGGCCTTTGACCTGGCCACGAAGCTCTGGCGTGGCCTCTCCCCACCCTGA
- a CDS encoding Ig-like domain-containing protein, which yields MATLKTGYWHFHPPVKQIAARLRHILSPGLALRLWTALLAAGMLAGRPGFDAVAQGPGLPTRAFDPGQVMQVIGAINASNGAPQSHTSVVMHQGYMVEVYSEETIRPRAGIVVFDISDPANPLLVARTEEGTGLFSEQHAIAFTRQDGRDYAAHLAVDGIQIWDWTDVRNPYPVGHLVLPGIFPGYANGAWWLTWQPPYLYVSGASNGIYIVNTADPTAPRLVDRGGEPNPLPTSQTGGFRVGPVFAVGNLLVVTSNDGPGYATLDISDPENPTLLDALVTNRTASYSSMVNGYRIYAAGSAHDDFLGFDIRDPHRIVPLDSVPMDGRGGYLTIQDHFAHVGASDHYVKVDIQDDNNYRVVGTATSGVPNHDEDFAVVLGNLVVLSDDHYNGSFIFPHQAEPDTTGPQVNMVVPLDGATGQSRSSRIGLTFTDLIDLRTVNASTFIVRPEDGPPLEGTYSHQTGIVNFTPASPLAPNTTYEIIVPAGGIKDLAGNPVPVTFTARFTTGETGGSPLFCQVKSAGMAEVGTSAHLTVRLLEGGGDVRYTWNFGDGSPPLMGVRDTTVAHVYSAPGHYTVRVTADDGRHTARCATLQTAYNPLQPGHAPSSSTIILDRSATQVWNVNPDNDSVTAINAVTLAKMFEAPVGRQPRTLAQAPDGSIWVVNQGDDTISVLDANTGASLGTIPLPPGSRPYGIVFHPDRHSAFVSLYATGRIARLDVQARSLAAQLDVGPTPRGLALSHDGSRLFVARYISPDSHGEVVEVDTQAFRVVRRLELALDPGPDTDNSGRGLPNALGAPAISPDGRRLWIPARKANIQRGQSRDGLPLTFDTTVRAMAAQVDLQTNQEDLAARHDFNNREGPVAVGFSPLGDYAFVVLQGSNAIDVLDVYTNQLITAIEPAGQAPQGLAFTAEGGKLFVHSWLSRSVLVYDVSEILQPGLQEARLLAEIPTVAQERLDPQVLAGKRIFYNARDSRMSRDGYMACASCHLDGGDDGRVYDRLADGEGLRNTISLLGLGRELSQEPLGRGRLHWTGNFDEVQDFEHDMRSLFGGRGFLADADFSAGTRSDPLGDAKAGLSPELDALAAYVASLTELPPSPFRNPDGTLTPEGQAGRRIFEQLGCPLCHGGPDFSDSATGVSHDVGTLKPTSGMRSGQPLLGLDTPTLRGLWLTAPYLHDGSAATLRDVLTTQNPAGRHGETATLSPEALDQLISFLLQIDDREPGFPVTPQGLSPAIELVSPVADAVFRPGQRVPMAANTSNQLGPAVKVEFYADGQLLGEKTAPVYTWEWVDPPPGMHFVTARLVYANGAKTTANPVRIYVVP from the coding sequence GTGGCAACGTTGAAGACAGGCTACTGGCACTTCCACCCACCCGTGAAACAGATCGCAGCCCGGCTCCGGCACATCCTTTCTCCTGGCCTGGCCCTCCGCCTCTGGACTGCCCTGCTGGCCGCCGGCATGCTGGCTGGCCGCCCCGGCTTCGACGCCGTGGCCCAGGGGCCCGGCCTGCCCACCCGCGCCTTTGATCCGGGCCAGGTCATGCAGGTCATCGGGGCCATCAACGCCAGCAACGGCGCCCCCCAAAGCCACACCAGCGTGGTCATGCACCAGGGCTACATGGTGGAAGTCTACTCCGAAGAGACCATCCGACCCCGGGCGGGCATTGTCGTCTTCGACATCTCCGACCCGGCCAACCCGCTCCTGGTGGCCCGCACAGAGGAGGGGACCGGCCTGTTCAGCGAGCAGCACGCCATCGCCTTCACCCGTCAGGACGGCCGGGACTACGCCGCCCACCTGGCCGTGGACGGCATCCAGATCTGGGACTGGACCGACGTTCGCAACCCATACCCCGTGGGCCACCTGGTGCTGCCGGGCATCTTCCCCGGCTACGCCAACGGGGCCTGGTGGCTCACCTGGCAGCCACCCTACCTCTACGTCAGCGGCGCCTCCAACGGCATCTACATCGTCAACACCGCGGACCCCACCGCACCTCGCCTGGTGGACCGGGGCGGCGAGCCCAACCCCCTCCCCACCAGCCAGACGGGCGGCTTCCGGGTGGGGCCCGTCTTTGCCGTGGGCAACCTGCTGGTGGTCACCAGCAACGACGGACCCGGCTACGCCACCCTGGATATCAGCGACCCGGAGAACCCCACCCTGCTGGACGCGCTGGTCACCAACCGCACCGCCTCCTACAGCTCCATGGTCAACGGCTACCGCATCTACGCCGCGGGCAGCGCCCACGACGACTTCCTGGGCTTCGACATCCGGGATCCCCACCGCATCGTTCCCCTGGACTCGGTCCCCATGGACGGCCGGGGCGGCTACCTGACCATCCAGGACCACTTTGCCCACGTGGGCGCGTCCGACCATTACGTCAAGGTGGACATCCAGGACGACAACAACTATCGGGTGGTGGGTACTGCCACCTCCGGCGTTCCCAACCACGATGAGGACTTCGCGGTGGTGCTGGGCAATCTGGTGGTGCTCAGCGACGACCACTACAACGGCAGCTTCATCTTCCCCCACCAGGCCGAGCCGGACACCACCGGCCCCCAGGTGAACATGGTGGTCCCCCTGGACGGCGCGACGGGGCAATCCCGTTCCAGCCGCATCGGCCTTACCTTCACCGACCTGATCGACCTGCGCACGGTCAACGCCAGCACCTTCATCGTCCGCCCGGAGGATGGGCCGCCCCTGGAAGGTACCTACAGCCACCAGACGGGCATCGTCAACTTCACCCCGGCCAGCCCCCTGGCGCCCAACACCACCTACGAGATCATCGTGCCGGCCGGTGGCATCAAGGACCTGGCCGGCAACCCGGTACCCGTCACCTTCACCGCCCGCTTCACCACCGGCGAAACGGGCGGCTCGCCCCTCTTCTGCCAGGTGAAGTCCGCCGGGATGGCCGAAGTGGGCACCAGCGCCCACCTGACCGTGCGCCTCCTGGAGGGGGGCGGCGACGTCCGCTACACCTGGAACTTTGGCGACGGCTCTCCGCCCCTGATGGGCGTGCGGGACACCACCGTGGCCCACGTCTATAGCGCTCCCGGACACTACACCGTGCGGGTCACAGCCGATGATGGCCGCCACACGGCCCGCTGCGCCACCCTGCAGACGGCCTACAACCCGCTGCAACCGGGCCACGCCCCCTCTTCCTCCACCATCATCCTGGACCGTTCGGCCACCCAGGTGTGGAACGTCAACCCGGATAACGACAGCGTCACCGCCATCAATGCGGTCACCCTGGCGAAGATGTTTGAAGCGCCCGTGGGCCGCCAGCCCCGCACCCTGGCCCAGGCGCCTGACGGCAGCATCTGGGTGGTGAACCAGGGCGACGACACCATCAGTGTGTTGGATGCCAACACGGGCGCATCCCTGGGGACCATCCCCCTTCCGCCCGGCTCCCGCCCCTACGGCATCGTCTTCCACCCGGATCGGCATAGCGCCTTCGTCAGCCTCTACGCCACAGGGCGCATCGCCCGGCTGGATGTCCAGGCCCGTAGCCTGGCGGCCCAGCTGGATGTGGGACCCACGCCCCGGGGCCTGGCCCTGAGCCACGACGGCAGCCGCCTCTTTGTGGCCCGCTACATTTCGCCCGACAGCCACGGAGAAGTGGTGGAGGTGGATACCCAGGCCTTTCGGGTGGTGCGGCGGCTGGAACTGGCCCTGGACCCCGGGCCGGACACCGACAACAGCGGCCGCGGCCTGCCCAACGCCCTGGGCGCCCCGGCCATCTCCCCCGACGGCCGCCGCCTCTGGATTCCCGCCCGGAAAGCCAACATCCAGCGGGGGCAATCCCGGGACGGCCTGCCGCTGACCTTCGACACCACCGTGCGGGCCATGGCTGCCCAGGTGGACCTGCAGACCAACCAGGAGGACCTGGCCGCGCGCCATGATTTCAACAACCGGGAAGGTCCGGTGGCCGTGGGCTTCAGCCCCCTGGGCGACTACGCCTTCGTGGTGTTGCAAGGTTCCAACGCCATCGATGTGCTGGACGTCTACACCAACCAGCTCATCACCGCCATCGAGCCGGCTGGCCAGGCACCCCAGGGGCTGGCCTTCACCGCGGAAGGGGGCAAGCTCTTCGTCCATAGCTGGCTCTCCCGCAGCGTCCTGGTCTACGACGTGAGCGAAATCCTGCAGCCTGGTCTGCAGGAAGCCCGCCTCCTGGCCGAGATCCCCACTGTGGCCCAGGAGCGGCTGGATCCCCAGGTCCTGGCCGGCAAGCGCATCTTCTACAACGCGCGGGATTCCCGCATGAGCCGGGATGGCTACATGGCCTGCGCCTCGTGCCACCTGGACGGCGGCGACGATGGGCGGGTCTACGACCGGCTGGCCGACGGCGAAGGGCTGCGCAACACCATCTCCCTGCTGGGCCTGGGCCGGGAGCTCTCTCAGGAGCCCCTTGGGCGCGGCCGCCTGCACTGGACCGGCAACTTCGACGAGGTGCAGGACTTCGAGCACGACATGCGGAGCCTGTTCGGCGGGCGGGGCTTCCTGGCCGACGCCGACTTCAGCGCCGGCACCCGCAGCGATCCCCTGGGGGATGCCAAAGCCGGCCTCAGCCCAGAGCTGGACGCCCTGGCCGCGTACGTGGCCTCCCTGACGGAGCTGCCGCCCAGCCCTTTCCGCAACCCGGATGGCACCCTCACGCCAGAGGGGCAGGCCGGTCGGCGCATCTTTGAACAACTGGGCTGCCCCCTTTGTCACGGCGGCCCCGATTTCAGCGACAGCGCCACCGGCGTCAGCCACGACGTGGGAACCCTCAAGCCCACCTCGGGCATGCGGTCGGGCCAACCGCTGCTGGGGCTGGATACGCCCACCCTGCGGGGACTGTGGCTGACCGCACCTTACCTCCACGATGGTTCCGCCGCCACCCTGCGGGATGTGTTGACCACCCAGAACCCGGCTGGGCGGCACGGGGAGACGGCCACCCTAAGCCCCGAGGCCCTGGACCAGTTGATCAGCTTCCTGCTGCAGATCGATGACCGGGAACCCGGCTTCCCCGTCACGCCCCAGGGGCTCTCACCGGCCATCGAGCTGGTGAGCCCGGTGGCGGATGCAGTCTTCCGGCCGGGCCAGCGGGTGCCCATGGCGGCCAATACATCCAACCAGCTGGGCCCGGCGGTGAAGGTGGAATTCTACGCCGACGGGCAGCTCCTGGGCGAAAAAACGGCGCCAGTCTACACGTGGGAATGGGTCGATCCACCGCCGGGTATGCACTTCGTCACCGCGCGGTTGGTCTACGCCAACGGCGCCAAGACCACCGCGAACCCGGTGCGCATCTACGTCGTGCCTTGA
- a CDS encoding Gfo/Idh/MocA family protein, with product MPAKYRVGIIASGRIAREHARGWRACDRTEIVAIADSHPQALAAFALEFGVKRRYLDYREMLAREALDIVSICSWDPQHAEMTIAAAAHGPKAILCEKPMACSLGEADAMMIACARNGVKLAIGHQRRFYSSWQEARRLVQSGAIGEPQRLWSAIRAGLMNTGTHCIDFQLFVLGDVEAQWVMGAVERHTDRHIFGHRVEDRCVGVIGYPNGVEGVIESDMNNLYRVGATIYGSEGIIEVDNNSLRYLTSAQAGWQEFQPAEEELQGYGRAHIDQANAICDWIEGKLEEYPGEAKHGRAALEIMMALYESARMHERVTLPLPTRANPLDVAVEQGAIPVTRPGAYDERSFLVRGEAMSWVRPGTS from the coding sequence ATGCCTGCCAAGTACCGGGTCGGTATCATTGCCAGCGGTCGCATCGCCCGGGAGCATGCCCGGGGATGGCGTGCCTGTGATCGCACCGAGATTGTGGCCATCGCCGATTCCCATCCCCAGGCTCTGGCTGCCTTTGCCCTGGAGTTCGGCGTCAAACGGCGCTACCTGGACTATCGGGAGATGTTGGCCCGGGAGGCGCTGGACATTGTCAGCATTTGCTCCTGGGATCCCCAGCACGCAGAGATGACCATCGCCGCGGCGGCCCACGGCCCCAAGGCCATCCTCTGCGAAAAGCCCATGGCCTGCTCCCTGGGTGAAGCGGACGCGATGATGATCGCCTGTGCGCGCAACGGCGTGAAGCTGGCCATCGGCCACCAGCGCCGCTTCTACTCATCGTGGCAGGAGGCCCGGCGGCTGGTGCAGAGCGGCGCCATTGGCGAACCCCAGCGGCTCTGGTCGGCCATCCGCGCGGGGTTGATGAACACCGGCACCCACTGCATCGACTTTCAGCTCTTCGTGCTGGGGGATGTGGAGGCCCAGTGGGTCATGGGCGCAGTGGAACGCCACACGGACCGCCACATCTTCGGCCACCGGGTGGAGGATCGCTGCGTGGGGGTCATCGGCTACCCCAACGGTGTGGAGGGGGTCATCGAGAGCGACATGAACAACCTGTACCGGGTGGGCGCCACCATCTACGGCAGCGAGGGCATCATCGAAGTGGACAACAACAGCCTGCGCTATCTCACTTCTGCCCAGGCGGGCTGGCAGGAGTTCCAGCCCGCGGAGGAGGAGTTGCAGGGCTATGGCCGGGCCCACATCGACCAGGCCAACGCCATTTGCGACTGGATCGAAGGCAAGCTGGAGGAGTACCCCGGCGAGGCGAAACATGGCCGGGCCGCGCTGGAGATCATGATGGCCCTGTACGAGTCGGCGCGCATGCACGAGCGGGTGACGCTGCCGCTGCCCACCCGGGCCAATCCGCTGGACGTGGCGGTGGAGCAGGGGGCGATCCCGGTGACCCGGCCTGGTGCGTACGACGAGCGTTCGTTTTTGGTGCGGGGCGAGGCCATGAGTTGGGTCCGGCCTGGCACTTCGTAA
- a CDS encoding SIR2 family protein, which yields MNRQETLRALRQILARLYPTVDDARRIVTDAGLDPSYIRFDEKAVTNWHNILAEAENRSLLATLVERARQEFPRNQELLQAIQALEGSPAEAPGVEPTEAVAGQGSGLEPVVLRLLADEARRGRLALFVGSDLPRTLTGLPSAPELARALAARYGLAGSPPTAAEDFFAVAQQAAGRFRNDLIQFLREALDSTGQEPAPIDRLIARLPLRLFITTRYDNLLERAFQEIPRPVDLVTDDFNASQRRADRATLVMLFGDLRQPRSLTLIEDDLYDLATAKRGVVALVEQAFSSYTVLFLGFQPDNPGFLTLWREVLRRLGRDAPRAYALVDGPLPDDVRSLWQGRNIDILDAAPLPALQALANEWT from the coding sequence GTGAATCGACAGGAGACGCTACGGGCACTTCGCCAGATTCTGGCCCGCCTCTACCCTACCGTAGACGACGCCAGACGCATCGTCACCGATGCGGGCCTGGACCCGTCCTACATCCGCTTCGACGAAAAGGCCGTCACCAACTGGCACAACATCCTGGCCGAGGCGGAGAACCGGAGCCTGCTGGCCACCCTGGTGGAGCGGGCGCGGCAGGAGTTTCCCCGCAACCAGGAGCTGCTCCAGGCCATCCAGGCGCTGGAGGGGTCGCCGGCAGAAGCCCCCGGAGTCGAACCCACCGAAGCCGTGGCCGGTCAGGGGTCTGGTTTGGAGCCGGTGGTGCTGCGGCTACTGGCCGATGAGGCCCGGCGGGGCCGGCTGGCCCTCTTCGTGGGCAGCGACCTGCCCAGGACGCTCACAGGGCTGCCGTCTGCGCCAGAACTGGCCCGGGCGTTGGCGGCCCGCTATGGCCTGGCCGGGAGTCCGCCGACCGCGGCTGAAGATTTCTTCGCCGTTGCCCAGCAGGCGGCCGGCCGCTTCCGCAACGACCTGATCCAGTTCCTGCGGGAGGCGCTGGACAGCACCGGCCAGGAGCCCGCCCCCATCGACCGGCTGATTGCCCGGCTGCCGCTCCGGCTCTTCATCACCACCCGCTACGACAACCTGCTGGAGCGGGCCTTCCAGGAGATCCCCCGGCCGGTGGATCTGGTGACCGACGACTTCAACGCCAGCCAGCGCCGGGCCGACCGGGCTACCCTGGTGATGCTCTTCGGCGACCTGCGCCAGCCCCGTTCCCTGACCCTGATCGAGGATGACCTCTATGACCTGGCCACGGCCAAGCGGGGCGTGGTGGCCCTGGTGGAGCAGGCCTTCAGCAGCTACACGGTGCTCTTCCTGGGCTTTCAGCCGGACAATCCCGGCTTCCTCACCCTGTGGCGGGAAGTGTTGCGCCGGCTGGGCCGGGATGCGCCCCGGGCCTACGCCCTGGTGGATGGGCCGCTCCCCGATGACGTGCGCAGCCTGTGGCAGGGGCGTAACATCGACATCCTGGATGCCGCACCCCTCCCCGCGCTCCAGGCGCTGGCCAATGAGTGGACGTGA